In Ascaphus truei isolate aAscTru1 chromosome 5, aAscTru1.hap1, whole genome shotgun sequence, one genomic interval encodes:
- the CD36 gene encoding platelet glycoprotein 4 — protein MCCNTQCWLIAGSVIGGLLAILGGILIPVGDKIIGDKINKEAVIEDGTIAYETWVKTRSPVYRQFWIYHVLNPQDILNGSKPELLQKGPYTYLVRYLPKENITQNSNNTVSFVLPNSAVFQPHMSVGSEDDNFTVLNLAVAAAPSLYSSIPTLINGFIKASNSSLFQVRSVKELLWGYRDPLLVAIPNFLIKDKTTGVFYPYNGTGDGVFNVYNGKDDIKKVAIIDGYKGNRTLSYWNDTYCDMINGTDGTSFPPFVHNRKTLYFFSSEICRAIYGNFEKEHVLKGIPVHRFVLPREALASPIDNPDNHCYCTDVELSRNCTAAGLLDLAACQGGKPIFLSLPHYLYASDFILDSVSGLSPSVEEHETYLDVEPVTGFTLQFAKRLQVNVMFKPTKKIDVLSNLRSEFVFPVLWLNETATVDDDTAKMFRGTVTNPMELLLIMQIVLLCLGIVVFLACSITLCVRSSKKSK, from the exons GAAGCAGTAATTGAAGATGGAACAATTGCCTATGAAACTTGGGTTAAAACAAGAAGTCCTGTCTACAGGCAATTTTGGATTTATCATGTCCTAAATCCTCAGGATATACTAAATGGTAGCAAACCAGAACTACTGCAAAAAGGACCCTACACATATCT GGTCCGATATCTACCTAAGGAAAATATTACCCAGAATTCAAATAATACTGTGTCTTTTGTGCTGCCCAATTCTGCCGTTTTTCAGCCACACATGTCTGTTGGATCAGAAGATGATAATTTCACAGTGTTGAACCTTGCTGTTGCT GCTGCACCCTCTCTATATTCGTCTATTCCAACATTAATAAATGGCTTCATTAAGGCATCAAACTCCTCTCTGTTCCAAGTCAGAAGTGTTAAAGAACTTTTATGGGGCTACAGAGATCCACTTTTGGTAGCAATACCAAACTTTCTGATCAAGGATAAAACCACTGGAGTGTTCTACCCG TACAATGGAACAGGAGATGGCGTTTTTAATGTTTATAATGGGAAGGATGATATCAAAAAAGTTGCAATAATTGATGGATACAAAGGAAACAG AACCCTCTCGTACTGGAATGATACATATTGTGACATGATCAATGGTACAG ATGGAACTTCGTTCCCTCCATTTGTTCATAATAGAAAGACGTTATACTTCTTTTCCTCCGAAATCTGCAG AGCGATATATGGGAATTTTGAAAAAGAACATGTGTTGAAGGGAATTCCAGTACATCGGTTTGTACTCCCAAGGGAAGCACTGGCCTCCCCTATAGATAATCCAGATAACCACTGCTATTGCACAGACGTCGAGCTTTCAAGAAATTGCACTGCAGCTGGTCTTTTAGATCTCGCAGCCTGCCAAGGTG GAAAACCAATCTTCCTTTCACTTCCTCATTACCTGTATGCCAGTGACTTCATTCTGGATTCTGTGAGCGGCCTGAGTCCTAGTGTAGAAGAACATGAGACCTATTTAGATGTGGAACCT GTAACTGGATTTACTTTGCAATTTGCCAAAAGATTGCAGGTCAATGTAATGTTTAAGCCAACAAAAAAAATTGA TGTTTTGTCAAACCTCCGATCAGAGTTTGTGTTTCCTGTTTTATGGCTAAATGAG acggcTACAGTTGATGATGACACAGCAAAGATGTTTAGGGGAACTGTAACTAACCCTATGGAGCTTCTCCTGATAATGCAAATAGTACTGCTTTGTCTTGGCATTGTTGTGTTTCTCGCATGCTCAATAACACTTTGTGTCAGGAGCTCCAAAAAATCTAAATAG